A stretch of the Mycobacteroides immunogenum genome encodes the following:
- a CDS encoding ABC transporter substrate-binding protein has product MITRRGLLAAGAGLAASTALAACSRESAPTSERDGTAIIKHAFGTTEVKAAPKRVVSAGYTGQDYLLALGIVPVAVTEWYGGFPFATWPWATDRLGGGTPEVLTLTDGLMIDKITSLKPDLIVAADAGLDQDTYSKLAGIAPTIAQSGRYAFFEPWKDQAKAIGQAVFKPTEMAAVVQAVDNKFSAAASAHTGFKDKKVIYLQGELLDGQAIAYRSGPRTGFLSGLGLLTPTELETYAKGDQLAQLPSDQLATVLAQADVLLWGTESDEQTAALKADPALTKLGPSLLDRSIFTSKELAGAINFSSPLSLTYVVDNLVPQLARILG; this is encoded by the coding sequence ATGATCACTCGCCGCGGACTTCTTGCCGCGGGCGCCGGCCTCGCCGCGAGCACTGCGCTGGCCGCCTGCTCAAGGGAGTCTGCTCCCACATCGGAGCGCGACGGTACCGCCATCATCAAGCACGCATTCGGTACCACTGAGGTCAAGGCTGCGCCGAAGCGCGTCGTCAGCGCCGGATACACCGGGCAGGACTACCTACTGGCGCTGGGCATCGTCCCGGTGGCAGTCACCGAATGGTACGGCGGCTTCCCGTTCGCGACCTGGCCCTGGGCCACCGACCGTCTCGGTGGCGGCACACCCGAGGTGCTCACTCTCACCGACGGGCTGATGATCGACAAAATCACATCCCTGAAACCCGACCTCATCGTGGCCGCCGACGCCGGACTGGACCAGGACACCTACTCCAAGCTGGCCGGGATCGCACCGACCATCGCGCAATCGGGCAGGTACGCGTTCTTCGAGCCCTGGAAGGACCAGGCCAAGGCCATCGGCCAGGCAGTGTTCAAACCCACGGAAATGGCCGCAGTCGTACAAGCCGTCGACAATAAGTTCAGCGCGGCCGCCTCCGCGCACACCGGATTCAAGGACAAGAAGGTCATCTATCTACAGGGTGAGCTGCTCGACGGGCAGGCCATCGCCTACCGCTCCGGACCGCGCACCGGGTTCCTCTCCGGCCTCGGGCTCCTCACCCCCACCGAATTGGAGACCTACGCCAAGGGCGACCAACTCGCGCAGCTGCCGTCCGACCAACTCGCCACCGTGCTCGCCCAGGCCGATGTGCTGCTGTGGGGCACCGAATCCGACGAGCAGACCGCCGCACTCAAGGCCGACCCCGCGCTCACCAAATTGGGGCCCTCGCTACTGGACCGCAGCATCTTTACCAGCAAAGAGCTGGCCGGGGCGATCAACTTCAGCTCGCCCCTGAGCCTGACCTATGTGGTGGACAACCTGGTTCCCCAGCTTGCCCGGATATTGGGGTGA
- a CDS encoding acyl-ACP desaturase — translation MPRELTDIEMLSELEPIAEANLNRHLAVATEWHPHDYVPWDRGRNFAKMGGDDWDPEQSQLSEVARAAMITNLLTEDNLPSYHRQAAKYFGLDGAWGTWVGRWTAEENRHGIVIRDYLVVTRGVDPVALERARMEHMTAGFDATDEEESVHKTDFLLSVAYTTLQELATRVSHRNTGKVCDDPVADRMLQRIAADENLHMIFYRNMCSAALDLVPDQALEAIGAVIENFRMPGQGMPNFRRNGVLMAKHGIYDPRQHLEEVVTPNLRKWRIFDRNDFSAKGEARRDQLAAYVEDLKGQVVKFEEQRDRMLAREAQKREARAG, via the coding sequence ATGCCGAGAGAGCTGACCGATATCGAGATGCTCAGCGAGCTGGAGCCCATTGCTGAAGCCAACTTGAATCGGCATTTGGCGGTGGCCACGGAGTGGCATCCGCATGACTATGTTCCCTGGGACCGGGGCCGCAATTTCGCGAAGATGGGCGGCGATGATTGGGACCCGGAGCAGTCGCAGCTGAGTGAGGTCGCCAGAGCGGCGATGATCACGAATCTGCTCACCGAGGACAACCTGCCGTCCTATCACCGGCAGGCCGCCAAGTACTTCGGGCTCGACGGCGCCTGGGGCACGTGGGTGGGCCGGTGGACCGCCGAAGAGAACCGGCACGGCATCGTGATCCGCGATTACCTCGTGGTCACCCGCGGTGTCGATCCTGTCGCGCTGGAACGCGCCCGCATGGAGCACATGACCGCCGGCTTTGATGCGACCGACGAAGAAGAGTCGGTGCACAAGACCGATTTCTTGTTGTCGGTGGCGTACACCACGCTGCAGGAACTGGCGACCCGGGTGAGCCATCGCAATACCGGCAAGGTCTGTGACGACCCCGTCGCCGACCGCATGCTGCAGCGCATCGCCGCCGACGAGAACTTGCACATGATCTTCTATCGCAACATGTGCAGTGCCGCCCTGGATCTTGTGCCGGATCAGGCGCTCGAGGCGATCGGCGCGGTGATCGAGAACTTCCGGATGCCCGGGCAGGGCATGCCCAATTTCCGTCGCAACGGGGTGTTGATGGCCAAGCACGGCATCTACGATCCGCGCCAGCACCTCGAGGAGGTGGTGACGCCGAATCTGCGCAAGTGGCGGATATTCGATCGGAACGATTTCAGCGCGAAGGGCGAGGCTCGCCGTGACCAGCTGGCCGCGTATGTCGAAGATCTGAAGGGCCAGGTGGTCAAGTTCGAGGAGCAGCGCGACCGCATGCTGGCTCGCGAAGCCCAGAAGCGAGAAGCCCGCGCCGGATAG
- a CDS encoding queuosine precursor transporter produces the protein MATSEIEESPQDAVVFAQVGRSYYPLLSAVFVGVVLISNVAATKAIGFGPVVGSWSLITDGAFVLFPLSYVIGDVLSEVYGYRATNRVILLGFVMEALACLVLWTAKILPPAEFYPNQEAFATIVESITTLMVAGLAGYLVGQTLNALVVVRMKKRSKERHLWARLVGSTVVGEFADSLVFCSIAATALGITTFGQLATYTALGWVFKSVVEIVMLPVTYRVIAYIKKNEPTYTQAG, from the coding sequence ATGGCGACAAGCGAGATCGAAGAAAGTCCTCAGGATGCGGTGGTCTTCGCCCAGGTGGGCCGTAGCTACTATCCGCTGCTGTCCGCCGTCTTCGTGGGAGTCGTCCTTATCTCGAACGTGGCTGCCACCAAGGCAATTGGTTTCGGACCCGTCGTCGGCAGTTGGTCGCTGATCACCGACGGCGCGTTTGTGCTGTTCCCCCTTAGCTATGTGATCGGGGACGTGTTGAGCGAGGTCTACGGATATCGCGCCACCAATCGAGTGATCCTGCTCGGGTTTGTCATGGAGGCGCTGGCCTGTCTGGTGCTGTGGACGGCCAAGATACTGCCGCCGGCCGAGTTTTATCCCAACCAGGAGGCATTCGCCACCATCGTCGAGAGCATCACCACCCTCATGGTGGCGGGGCTCGCCGGATACCTTGTTGGACAAACACTTAACGCACTGGTTGTAGTGCGGATGAAGAAACGGTCCAAGGAGCGCCATCTGTGGGCGCGTCTCGTGGGTTCGACCGTCGTGGGCGAGTTCGCAGATTCGCTGGTGTTCTGCTCAATCGCCGCCACCGCACTCGGCATCACCACCTTCGGGCAGCTGGCCACATATACGGCCCTGGGCTGGGTCTTCAAATCGGTGGTGGAGATCGTGATGCTTCCCGTTACCTATCGAGTGATCGCCTATATCAAGAAGAACGAACCCACTTATACACAGGCGGGATAA
- a CDS encoding GNAT family N-acetyltransferase, with the protein MPTVPVIRTHTARLIHTADLDSETRCAARELLVEAFEGDFTEEDWEHCLGGMHALIWYHGVLIAHAAVVQRRLLHQGRALRTGYVEGVAVDSDWRGNGLGAAIMDAAEQVLRGAYELGALSAGDDVAPFYRSRGWVPWLGATPVLTSDGIVPATDEGVHVLPMSSGVDLSGSLTCDWRGGDGW; encoded by the coding sequence ATGCCAACCGTCCCCGTTATCCGGACCCACACCGCGCGACTGATTCACACTGCCGATCTGGATAGCGAAACGCGCTGCGCGGCGCGCGAATTACTCGTCGAGGCATTCGAGGGGGACTTTACCGAGGAGGACTGGGAACACTGCCTGGGTGGGATGCACGCGCTCATCTGGTATCACGGCGTACTCATCGCTCATGCCGCGGTGGTTCAGCGGCGGCTGCTGCACCAGGGTCGTGCATTACGCACCGGATATGTGGAAGGTGTTGCGGTAGATAGCGACTGGCGCGGCAACGGACTGGGCGCCGCGATCATGGACGCGGCCGAGCAAGTGCTGCGTGGCGCCTATGAGCTGGGCGCGTTGAGCGCCGGTGACGACGTCGCGCCGTTCTATCGGTCCCGCGGATGGGTGCCCTGGCTGGGTGCCACCCCTGTGCTGACATCCGACGGCATCGTGCCCGCCACGGACGAGGGCGTGCACGTGCTGCCGATGAGTTCCGGGGTAGATCTCTCCGGCTCGCTGACCTGTGACTGGCGCGGTGGCGATGGCTGGTGA
- a CDS encoding YncE family protein gives MTSSSAREGREGDALAVVSQTGPTVAFFDAATDEMLGVIDVLAEPHELCFDPTQRLLWCTNTYHTGYYHANAGRRTQLTVIDPDTRRVVDVVDLAPEHAPHGLALDSERGLLYVSVEGSEERDGGVVVIDTATRKSLGRIDTGAPGPHWFVIDPSGKRGYATNKEAPFVSFVDLDSGTFTTVEVPGSEGLAVSADGSELYVAAPYGSFKAGETDPSLQTGIRVIDTQAAKVVEVLNTENVVFPVCLTSTGILLAGELRMAPDPSSTLGRHEPGVLRAFSTATRELVAAVELKGKFPLTITASPDGRLGYVSGITSSEVDIVDLDTWTVLNTLNIAKRGEAGAHGLAYIPRAT, from the coding sequence ATGACTTCATCATCCGCACGGGAGGGTCGCGAGGGCGATGCGCTCGCCGTCGTCAGCCAGACCGGCCCCACTGTCGCATTTTTCGACGCCGCCACCGACGAGATGCTCGGCGTGATCGATGTGCTGGCCGAGCCCCATGAGCTGTGCTTCGATCCCACACAGCGGCTGCTGTGGTGCACGAACACCTATCACACCGGCTACTACCACGCGAACGCCGGCAGACGCACCCAGCTGACGGTCATTGATCCCGATACCCGGCGCGTCGTCGACGTGGTCGACCTCGCCCCCGAACACGCCCCCCACGGCCTGGCCCTCGATTCCGAGCGGGGCCTGCTGTACGTCAGTGTCGAGGGATCCGAAGAACGCGATGGCGGTGTCGTCGTGATCGATACCGCGACGCGAAAGTCGCTGGGACGCATCGATACCGGAGCGCCCGGACCACACTGGTTCGTCATCGATCCGTCCGGCAAGAGGGGCTACGCCACCAACAAGGAGGCGCCGTTCGTCTCGTTCGTGGATCTGGACTCCGGCACCTTCACCACCGTCGAGGTGCCCGGCAGCGAAGGGCTTGCCGTCTCCGCCGACGGGTCCGAACTGTATGTCGCCGCCCCCTACGGCTCATTCAAGGCCGGTGAGACCGACCCCTCGTTGCAGACCGGCATTCGGGTCATCGACACCCAGGCCGCCAAGGTGGTTGAGGTGCTGAATACCGAGAACGTGGTGTTCCCCGTGTGTTTGACCAGTACCGGCATCCTGCTCGCCGGCGAACTGCGGATGGCACCGGATCCGTCGTCCACCCTCGGCCGGCACGAGCCCGGCGTGCTGCGGGCGTTCTCCACCGCCACCCGCGAACTCGTCGCCGCCGTTGAACTCAAGGGCAAGTTCCCGCTCACCATCACCGCATCACCCGATGGACGGCTGGGTTACGTCTCAGGAATCACCTCGTCAGAAGTTGACATCGTCGACCTCGACACCTGGACCGTGCTCAACACACTCAACATCGCCAAGCGGGGCGAAGCGGGAGCCCACGGGCTGGCCTACATTCCACGGGCCACGTAG
- a CDS encoding TetR family transcriptional regulator, producing the protein MAAAKAEFTQYGFAGARLNRIATNANASKERLYSYFASKEQLFEAVVTQWINDAPYKVPLRAEDVPGYVAGLFDNIVADPQGARLQRWIELEAPDGMFDNHLLRRIFQAKLDEVRRGQQCGLIDPAWDPMSLLMMLIDIAYSMAASGFGIDRIVDAPLGDHTLADRRAAAAEAARRLVGCS; encoded by the coding sequence ATGGCCGCCGCCAAGGCCGAGTTCACCCAGTACGGCTTTGCCGGCGCACGTTTGAACCGCATCGCCACCAACGCCAACGCGAGCAAGGAACGGCTGTACAGCTACTTCGCCAGCAAGGAACAACTGTTTGAAGCCGTTGTGACGCAATGGATCAACGACGCGCCGTACAAGGTGCCACTGCGCGCCGAGGACGTACCGGGCTATGTCGCGGGCCTGTTCGACAACATCGTCGCCGATCCGCAGGGAGCACGGTTACAGCGCTGGATCGAGTTGGAGGCGCCCGACGGGATGTTCGACAACCATCTGCTGCGCCGCATCTTCCAGGCCAAACTCGACGAGGTACGCCGGGGGCAACAGTGTGGACTCATCGACCCGGCATGGGACCCCATGAGTCTGCTCATGATGCTGATCGATATCGCCTACTCGATGGCCGCGAGCGGATTCGGCATCGACCGGATTGTCGATGCGCCCCTCGGCGACCACACTCTCGCCGATCGCAGGGCTGCCGCCGCCGAGGCCGCACGGCGGCTGGTGGGCTGCTCGTAG
- a CDS encoding VC0807 family protein, translating to MPEQTAENQKASARVVLRHALISAGPSLGTYYLLRAFGQPEIHALIAATVVSGLQVLAKVVKNRKFDVLSGFLMFNFGLSLVIALVTSDARMAQVSNTVPGILLSLFLIGSALIGRPLTELMIAKARPGRIDEIAAEHHWTEDDFTSYHRMHVQVTFWCGAISLVLSAISIVIIYSFSVDIAQAVNQVFSLVTTIGLIIGMIVFIRRYLQRVTYDSPAA from the coding sequence GTGCCCGAGCAGACCGCAGAGAATCAGAAGGCGTCAGCGCGCGTCGTGCTCCGGCACGCGCTCATCAGTGCCGGACCATCGCTGGGCACGTACTACCTATTGCGTGCGTTTGGGCAACCCGAGATCCACGCATTGATCGCTGCCACTGTGGTTTCCGGCCTTCAGGTGCTGGCGAAGGTGGTCAAGAACCGCAAGTTCGACGTGCTGTCGGGCTTCTTGATGTTCAACTTCGGGCTCAGTCTGGTCATCGCGCTTGTCACTTCCGACGCGCGCATGGCTCAGGTGTCCAACACCGTTCCCGGGATTCTGCTCTCGCTGTTCCTGATCGGCAGCGCACTGATCGGTAGGCCGCTCACCGAGTTGATGATCGCCAAGGCGCGGCCCGGGAGGATCGATGAGATCGCGGCCGAACATCATTGGACCGAGGACGACTTCACGTCCTATCACCGGATGCACGTACAGGTGACGTTCTGGTGCGGTGCGATCAGCCTGGTGTTGTCGGCCATCTCGATTGTCATCATCTATAGCTTCTCCGTCGATATCGCCCAGGCCGTCAATCAAGTCTTCTCCCTGGTGACCACGATTGGCCTGATCATCGGCATGATTGTGTTTATCCGGCGCTACCTGCAGCGGGTGACGTACGACTCGCCTGCGGCCTGA
- a CDS encoding VC0807 family protein yields the protein MSLTTERPDTEDGISPRQLLIEGLLNVGPALCAYFGLRLIGFSELHALMAATAVSATQGVVKMAWKRALDPVSLLVVPIFGVSLIIAWLTRDPRLSQVTNEVPGMLLGTYFLVSALIGKPLTELLVAKLWAGGVEKLAGEQGWTDADHGSYHRLHVHVSFWCGIFSLLFSGLMVVIIYSFSVDVVQAVNPVVSMFTTGGLIVGVVVAIRMYLRRKERALSGQ from the coding sequence GTGTCCCTGACCACCGAGCGGCCCGATACCGAGGACGGGATCTCGCCCCGCCAGCTGTTGATCGAGGGGCTGCTCAATGTGGGACCCGCGTTGTGCGCCTACTTCGGGCTGCGCCTTATCGGGTTTTCCGAGCTGCACGCGCTCATGGCCGCGACCGCGGTATCGGCCACTCAGGGCGTGGTCAAAATGGCGTGGAAGCGTGCCCTCGACCCGGTTTCGCTCTTGGTGGTGCCCATCTTCGGGGTCAGCCTGATCATCGCGTGGCTCACCCGTGATCCGCGGCTGTCGCAGGTCACCAACGAGGTACCCGGCATGCTGCTGGGCACGTACTTTCTGGTCAGCGCGCTCATCGGCAAACCGCTGACCGAATTGCTGGTCGCCAAACTGTGGGCCGGCGGCGTCGAGAAGCTGGCGGGGGAGCAGGGCTGGACCGATGCCGACCACGGCTCGTACCACCGGCTGCACGTGCACGTCAGCTTCTGGTGCGGCATCTTCAGCCTGTTGTTCTCGGGTCTGATGGTGGTGATCATCTACAGCTTCTCCGTCGACGTGGTGCAGGCCGTCAACCCCGTGGTCTCCATGTTCACCACCGGCGGCCTCATCGTGGGTGTGGTCGTCGCGATCCGGATGTATCTGCGCCGCAAGGAACGTGCGCTCTCCGGCCAGTAG
- a CDS encoding 5-oxoprolinase subunit B family protein, with the protein MSTATDLKVRDHGDRALLLECTSVQEVLAWTSALNADPIEGVTDIVPASRTVLLKLRSPADQAMVRHRLTHRTAPESIVDGTASPPVTISVRYDGLDLEEVAEHTGLGVDGVIAAHTGTVWTVGFCGFSPGFAYLVGGDPRLAIPRRADPRTKVPAGSVALAGEFSGIYPRESPGGWQLIGTTDAVIWDLDRNPPALLIPGTRVQFREVTA; encoded by the coding sequence ATGAGTACCGCAACGGATTTGAAGGTGCGGGATCACGGGGATCGGGCGCTGTTGCTCGAATGTACGTCCGTGCAGGAGGTGCTGGCATGGACGTCGGCCCTGAATGCCGACCCTATCGAGGGTGTCACCGATATTGTCCCCGCCTCCCGCACCGTCCTGCTCAAGCTCCGCAGCCCAGCCGACCAGGCCATGGTGCGGCACCGCCTGACCCATCGCACGGCGCCCGAGAGCATCGTGGACGGCACCGCCTCACCACCGGTGACCATTTCGGTCCGGTACGACGGGCTCGATCTCGAAGAGGTTGCCGAGCACACCGGGCTGGGCGTTGATGGCGTCATCGCGGCGCATACCGGAACTGTCTGGACTGTCGGATTCTGTGGATTCTCACCGGGATTCGCGTATCTCGTCGGAGGAGATCCGCGCCTCGCCATCCCCCGTCGTGCCGATCCGCGCACCAAGGTGCCCGCCGGTTCGGTGGCACTCGCCGGCGAGTTCAGCGGCATCTACCCCCGCGAATCACCCGGCGGCTGGCAATTGATCGGTACCACCGACGCCGTCATCTGGGATCTGGATCGCAACCCGCCGGCTCTGCTCATCCCCGGCACTCGGGTCCAATTCCGGGAGGTAACGGCATGA
- a CDS encoding NAD(P)-dependent alcohol dehydrogenase, with amino-acid sequence MKITAALSPSPKDPFTLQELELDAPRPDEVLVKIHATGLCHTDLTFKSQIPIPAVLGHEGAGIVEAVGSAVNGITPGDHVVLSYRSCGSCRSCAAGQRAYCSRSLRLNSAGVRADGSPTLSANGTPVYGSFFGQSSFAQYALTSADNTVVVDSSVDLTVAAPLGCGFQTGAGAVLNVLLPEPDSRLVVFGAGGVGLAAVMAARALGVQTIIAVDPVASRREKATELGATQTVDPKTEDVSAAARGATHALDTTANAGVIASALGLLRPRGILVLVGLGASPGPIDLNDVMLGGKVIRGCIEGDANPQEFIPELLRMHAQGRFPIESLIRTYPAAEIEQAVTDARSGVAIKPVLLW; translated from the coding sequence GTGAAAATCACTGCGGCGCTGAGCCCTTCACCCAAAGATCCCTTCACCCTGCAGGAACTCGAGCTCGATGCCCCCAGACCAGACGAGGTGCTGGTCAAGATCCACGCCACCGGGCTGTGCCATACCGATCTGACCTTCAAGTCGCAGATCCCGATTCCTGCCGTGCTCGGTCACGAGGGTGCCGGGATCGTCGAGGCGGTCGGTAGCGCGGTGAACGGCATCACGCCCGGCGATCATGTGGTGCTCAGTTATCGCAGCTGCGGCAGCTGCCGGTCGTGTGCCGCGGGCCAGCGGGCCTACTGTTCACGCTCGCTGCGGCTCAATTCCGCGGGCGTACGCGCCGACGGCTCACCGACGTTATCCGCCAATGGGACTCCCGTCTACGGGTCCTTCTTCGGGCAATCCAGCTTCGCCCAGTACGCGCTGACCAGCGCGGACAACACCGTCGTCGTCGACTCCTCCGTTGACCTCACCGTGGCCGCACCGCTGGGCTGTGGGTTCCAGACGGGCGCCGGCGCGGTGCTCAATGTCCTCTTACCGGAGCCTGATTCGCGACTGGTCGTCTTCGGTGCGGGCGGAGTCGGCCTGGCTGCCGTCATGGCCGCTCGCGCGCTGGGCGTCCAGACCATCATCGCCGTGGACCCGGTCGCCTCACGTCGCGAGAAGGCCACCGAACTGGGGGCAACGCAGACGGTTGACCCGAAGACCGAGGACGTGAGCGCGGCGGCGCGCGGGGCCACCCATGCCCTGGACACCACCGCGAACGCCGGGGTCATCGCATCCGCACTCGGGCTGCTGCGCCCGCGCGGAATCCTGGTTCTGGTGGGACTGGGCGCATCGCCCGGCCCCATCGACCTGAACGATGTAATGCTGGGCGGCAAGGTGATCCGGGGGTGCATCGAGGGAGACGCGAACCCGCAGGAGTTCATCCCGGAACTGCTGCGAATGCACGCGCAGGGCCGCTTTCCCATCGAATCGCTGATCAGAACCTATCCGGCCGCCGAGATCGAGCAGGCAGTCACCGACGCGCGATCGGGCGTCGCGATCAAACCGGTGCTGCTCTGGTGA
- a CDS encoding Hsp20/alpha crystallin family protein, whose product MSNLVWTRRSPFAEFDALVRQSFGPAANWPTPGFVPSAEVTKDGDDALVRIDLPGVDVDKDVTVEVERGKLVVSGERRDERAEQTEGRTLREVRYGKFRRSFTLPSHVTGDAISASYDAGILTVKVAGAYANAEAQKIEITK is encoded by the coding sequence ATGAGCAATCTGGTTTGGACACGTCGCAGCCCGTTCGCCGAGTTCGACGCCCTGGTACGCCAGTCCTTCGGCCCGGCCGCCAACTGGCCGACCCCCGGATTCGTCCCGTCCGCCGAGGTGACCAAGGACGGCGACGACGCCCTGGTACGTATCGATCTACCGGGCGTCGACGTCGACAAGGACGTCACCGTCGAGGTGGAACGCGGCAAGTTGGTGGTGTCGGGCGAACGTCGTGACGAGCGCGCCGAGCAGACCGAGGGACGCACGCTACGAGAGGTCCGCTACGGCAAGTTCCGCCGCAGCTTCACCTTGCCCAGCCACGTGACAGGTGACGCGATTTCGGCGAGCTACGACGCAGGCATCCTGACCGTCAAGGTCGCCGGTGCCTACGCCAACGCCGAGGCGCAGAAGATCGAGATCACCAAGTAA
- a CDS encoding LysR family transcriptional regulator, with product MDLNLLRVLDALLQESSVTAAAERLATSPPAVSRSLGRLRRITGDALLVRAGQGLVPTPRAVQIRDELSGLLRQADQILRPGEEFAPGELQQTFTVQAAELFLTALAVPLLQRLRREAPGVNIVFAPEARDDTGALRRGDIDLEIGSLDHLDPETRHTPVATLPMVGVAAADHPLFDGPILARTFAAYGHISVSRRGKLRGPIDEALARLGLRRRVPVVVPSHTSAMLLARSSDLIALTVAGSVDTAGLGIRTFDIPLELPAVTVGVAWHPRNDDDGAHKWLRGLIIESFRGLPA from the coding sequence ATGGACTTGAATCTGCTGCGCGTTCTGGACGCGCTGTTGCAAGAGAGCAGTGTTACTGCGGCGGCCGAGCGATTGGCTACCTCGCCGCCCGCCGTGAGCCGCTCTTTGGGCAGACTGCGGCGTATCACCGGTGACGCGCTACTGGTGCGCGCCGGTCAAGGGCTGGTGCCCACTCCGCGCGCTGTCCAGATCCGTGATGAACTCAGCGGGCTCTTGCGTCAGGCCGACCAAATCCTGCGTCCTGGAGAGGAATTCGCTCCTGGAGAACTGCAGCAGACCTTTACCGTGCAGGCTGCCGAGCTTTTCCTGACGGCGCTTGCGGTGCCGCTTCTGCAGCGACTGCGGCGTGAGGCTCCGGGTGTCAACATCGTCTTCGCGCCGGAGGCGCGGGACGACACCGGGGCGCTGCGACGGGGAGATATCGACCTCGAAATCGGTTCGCTGGATCACCTCGATCCCGAAACACGCCACACCCCGGTCGCCACGTTGCCGATGGTGGGTGTGGCCGCGGCAGACCATCCGCTGTTCGACGGACCAATCCTCGCCAGGACATTCGCCGCATACGGGCACATCAGTGTTTCGCGGCGCGGCAAGCTGCGTGGGCCGATCGATGAGGCGCTTGCCCGGCTGGGTCTGCGCCGCCGAGTCCCGGTGGTGGTGCCCAGCCATACCAGCGCCATGCTGCTGGCGCGCTCGTCCGATTTGATCGCGCTGACTGTCGCCGGTTCGGTGGACACCGCGGGCTTGGGCATCCGGACATTCGACATCCCGCTCGAGTTACCCGCCGTCACGGTCGGCGTGGCCTGGCATCCCCGTAACGACGATGACGGGGCGCATAAGTGGTTGCGCGGCCTGATCATCGAATCATTTCGGGGACTACCGGCATAG
- a CDS encoding 5-oxoprolinase subunit C family protein: protein MRPTLEVMRTGPLALVQDLGRVGKAAMGVGRSGAADRSSHSLANRLVANPDNLATIEVTLGGMSFRVTGGDVVVAVTGADTDPSVNGIPFGTNSIAQVQDGDVVSLGAPRSGLRSYVAVRGGVSVAPVMGSRSFDIMSGIGPKPLQAGDRLPIGPRSPSFPEIEQAPVATISDNIVELKVVPGPRDDWFADPDALIHGDWIVSDRSDRVGTRLIGRPLELRDPARQLPSEGVVRGAIQVPAGGQPVILGPDHPVTGGYPVIGVITDHDVDLVAQVRPGQTVRFSWSRPRIN from the coding sequence ATGAGGCCCACTCTGGAAGTGATGCGCACCGGCCCCTTGGCCCTGGTGCAAGACCTCGGGCGGGTTGGCAAGGCGGCCATGGGCGTCGGGCGCTCGGGAGCCGCGGACCGCAGTTCTCATTCCTTGGCCAACCGCCTGGTGGCCAACCCCGACAACCTGGCCACCATCGAGGTGACACTGGGTGGCATGTCGTTTCGGGTGACCGGCGGCGATGTGGTGGTGGCCGTCACGGGCGCCGATACCGACCCATCCGTCAATGGAATTCCCTTCGGCACCAACAGCATCGCTCAGGTTCAGGACGGGGATGTGGTATCTCTGGGCGCGCCGCGCAGCGGCCTGCGCAGCTATGTGGCGGTACGTGGCGGAGTAAGCGTGGCGCCGGTGATGGGTTCACGCAGCTTCGACATCATGTCCGGCATCGGACCCAAGCCGTTGCAAGCCGGGGACAGACTGCCGATCGGACCGCGTTCCCCGTCCTTCCCCGAGATCGAGCAGGCGCCCGTGGCCACCATCTCCGACAACATCGTCGAACTCAAGGTGGTCCCCGGCCCCCGGGATGACTGGTTCGCCGATCCCGATGCCCTCATTCACGGCGACTGGATCGTCTCCGACCGCAGCGATCGGGTCGGCACTCGATTGATCGGAAGGCCATTGGAGCTGCGGGACCCGGCGCGACAGCTGCCCAGCGAGGGGGTGGTGCGCGGCGCTATTCAGGTGCCCGCGGGCGGCCAGCCCGTTATTCTGGGTCCTGACCATCCGGTGACCGGAGGCTACCCGGTGATCGGGGTGATCACGGATCATGACGTCGATCTGGTTGCTCAGGTGCGGCCGGGACAAACCGTTCGATTCTCTTGGTCGAGACCGCGCATAAATTAG